A section of the Mycobacterium sp. 3519A genome encodes:
- a CDS encoding SgcJ/EcaC family oxidoreductase, protein MQDIEILRGVLDQWQAGIDAHEPRRVAAVFTDDAIFQGLRPHTVGPDGVFAYYDSQPHDMTVSYRVLETRRPADDLVLGYVRADFSYSDRPTVSLNLGVLVTRTDAGWRILHYQVSPVV, encoded by the coding sequence GTGCAGGACATTGAGATTCTGCGCGGTGTCCTCGACCAGTGGCAGGCGGGCATCGACGCGCACGAACCGCGCCGGGTCGCAGCGGTGTTCACCGACGACGCGATCTTCCAGGGGCTGCGCCCCCACACGGTCGGACCCGACGGAGTCTTCGCGTACTACGACAGTCAGCCGCACGACATGACGGTCAGCTACCGGGTGCTGGAAACACGCAGACCCGCAGACGATCTGGTGCTCGGCTACGTCCGCGCCGACTTCTCGTACTCCGATCGGCCGACGGTGAGCCTGAATCTGGGCGTGCTGGTGACACGCACGGACGCCGGCTGGCGCATCCTGCACTACCAGGTGTCACCGGTCGTCTAG
- a CDS encoding LLM class F420-dependent oxidoreductase produces the protein MRFGLFIPQGWRLDLVDIPPQQHWPVMRDLAAYADGGAWDSLWVYDHFHTVPVPTHEATHEAWSLMSAYAASTSRIKLGQMCTAMGYRNPVYLAKVAATADIISGGRVQMGIGGGWYQHEWEAYGYGFPSAGVRLGMLDEGVQIMRDAWRKGEVTFDGKHYQVAGAIVEPKPLQDGGLPLWIAGGGEKVTLRIAAKYAQYTNFTCEPEGFAHKSQVLADHCRDVGTDYGAIVRSANFNAVVGESEAEVSDRVARVRARLVSVVDEAAVDAMFGTVTAPESASGTPEQIVEKLTRMRELGCEYAILNFPEAAYDRSGIELFEREVIPALS, from the coding sequence ATGCGCTTCGGACTCTTCATCCCGCAAGGCTGGCGGCTCGATCTCGTCGACATTCCGCCACAACAGCACTGGCCGGTGATGCGCGACCTCGCCGCCTACGCCGACGGCGGCGCGTGGGACTCGTTGTGGGTCTACGACCACTTCCACACGGTGCCGGTGCCGACGCACGAGGCCACCCATGAGGCGTGGTCGCTGATGTCGGCCTACGCGGCCTCCACGTCTCGGATCAAGCTCGGTCAGATGTGCACGGCGATGGGCTATCGCAATCCCGTCTATCTTGCGAAGGTGGCCGCCACGGCCGACATCATCTCCGGCGGCCGGGTGCAGATGGGCATCGGCGGCGGCTGGTATCAGCACGAGTGGGAGGCCTACGGCTACGGCTTCCCGTCCGCCGGCGTCCGGTTGGGCATGCTCGACGAGGGTGTGCAGATCATGCGCGACGCGTGGCGCAAGGGTGAAGTCACCTTCGACGGCAAGCATTACCAGGTCGCGGGCGCGATCGTGGAGCCAAAACCGTTGCAGGACGGCGGTCTTCCGCTGTGGATCGCGGGCGGCGGGGAGAAGGTGACGTTGCGCATCGCGGCCAAGTACGCGCAGTACACCAACTTCACCTGCGAGCCCGAGGGGTTCGCGCACAAGTCGCAGGTGCTGGCCGACCACTGTCGCGACGTCGGCACCGACTATGGCGCGATCGTGCGGTCGGCCAACTTCAACGCCGTGGTCGGCGAGTCGGAGGCCGAGGTCTCCGACCGGGTGGCCCGCGTGCGCGCCAGGTTGGTCTCCGTGGTGGACGAGGCCGCGGTCGACGCCATGTTCGGCACCGTGACCGCCCCGGAATCCGCCAGCGGAACTCCCGAGCAGATCGTCGAGAAGCTGACGCGGATGCGTGAACTCGGTTGCGAGTACGCGATATTGAACTTCCCTGAGGCTGCCTACGACCGTTCGGGCATCGAGTTGTTCGAGCGTGAGGTCATCCCCGCGCTGAGCTAG
- a CDS encoding LuxR family transcriptional regulator, producing MNKVSLTALAREQLQAARSVSSGRSAHTVYGGHEHSLRQTLIALTAGSEMDEHESPGEATLQVLVGRVRLTNAEVHWEGTVGDHLVVPRSRHGLAALEDSAVFLTVAKAVGPHV from the coding sequence ATGAACAAGGTTTCGCTTACTGCATTGGCGCGGGAGCAACTACAAGCGGCCCGCTCGGTGAGCAGCGGACGCAGCGCGCACACGGTCTACGGCGGTCACGAGCATTCGCTGCGGCAGACGCTGATCGCGCTGACGGCAGGCAGTGAGATGGACGAGCACGAGAGTCCAGGCGAGGCAACGCTGCAGGTGCTCGTCGGCAGAGTGCGGCTGACCAACGCGGAAGTGCACTGGGAGGGCACGGTCGGCGATCACCTCGTCGTGCCGCGGTCCCGGCACGGCCTAGCTGCGCTCGAAGACTCCGCCGTGTTTCTGACTGTCGCGAAAGCCGTTGGGCCGCATGTCTAG
- a CDS encoding alpha/beta hydrolase family protein: MTTTLDAAAQAVGGYRGGVSLLHGWLPLTIWAVAAVALVAAVGWRSRRWRLVWLPVAVAVGLILAAWAHWYIDSEGLAGDPAPSSLWIWVGLTGLALAVAVLGWRGTQWWRRGVSLMAVLLCLLSAGVSLNLWVGYFRTVQAAWNELTAGPLPDETDMNTVMAMRGKGAPSHGALVPVTIPSDASGFKHRTELVYLPPAWFAANAPKLPVVMMIAGEFNTPSDWPRTGDAITPIDKFAADHNGNAPVFVFVDVGGSFNNDTECVNGPRGNVADHLTKDVVPYVTSTFGVSTNPANWGIVGWSMGGTCAVDLTVMHPELFSAFVDIAGDTGPNAGTKEQTIARIYGGNAAAWATFDPTTVINKHGPYHGVSGWFAISSDAPPQHKDGFPKMTGTGLGGQDAAGMPTDQTEAANSLCNLGRANGITCAVVPHPGRHDWPLAADVFTTALPWLAGQINTPDVPKIPLPGQGSPAGAPPQAATR; encoded by the coding sequence GTGACAACGACGTTGGACGCGGCTGCGCAGGCTGTCGGCGGATACCGCGGCGGGGTTTCACTGCTGCACGGGTGGCTACCACTGACGATCTGGGCCGTCGCGGCGGTGGCCCTGGTGGCGGCCGTCGGGTGGCGGTCACGGCGGTGGCGGCTGGTGTGGCTGCCGGTGGCGGTCGCCGTGGGTCTGATTCTGGCGGCATGGGCGCACTGGTACATCGACTCCGAGGGCCTCGCGGGCGACCCCGCCCCGTCGTCGCTGTGGATCTGGGTCGGGTTGACGGGCCTGGCGTTGGCGGTCGCGGTGCTGGGCTGGCGCGGCACCCAGTGGTGGCGGCGCGGGGTGTCGCTGATGGCGGTGCTGCTGTGCCTGCTGAGCGCGGGCGTGTCGCTGAACCTGTGGGTCGGCTACTTCCGCACCGTGCAGGCGGCGTGGAACGAACTGACCGCGGGCCCGTTGCCCGACGAGACCGATATGAACACCGTGATGGCGATGCGCGGCAAGGGGGCGCCGTCGCACGGGGCGCTGGTCCCGGTGACCATCCCCTCCGACGCGTCGGGCTTCAAGCACAGGACCGAACTGGTGTACCTGCCGCCCGCCTGGTTCGCCGCGAACGCACCCAAGCTACCCGTGGTGATGATGATCGCCGGTGAGTTCAACACGCCGTCGGACTGGCCGCGCACCGGCGACGCGATCACGCCCATCGACAAGTTCGCAGCGGACCACAACGGCAACGCGCCGGTGTTCGTCTTCGTCGACGTGGGCGGTTCGTTCAACAACGACACCGAATGCGTGAACGGGCCGCGCGGCAACGTGGCCGATCACCTGACCAAGGACGTCGTGCCCTACGTGACATCGACGTTCGGCGTCTCTACGAATCCCGCCAACTGGGGCATCGTCGGCTGGTCGATGGGCGGGACGTGCGCTGTCGACCTGACCGTGATGCATCCCGAGCTGTTCAGCGCGTTCGTCGACATCGCCGGTGACACCGGCCCCAACGCGGGCACCAAGGAGCAGACCATCGCCCGGATCTACGGCGGGAACGCCGCGGCGTGGGCCACCTTCGACCCGACCACGGTGATCAACAAGCACGGGCCGTACCACGGTGTGTCGGGCTGGTTCGCGATCTCCTCGGACGCGCCTCCGCAGCACAAGGACGGTTTCCCCAAGATGACCGGAACGGGACTCGGCGGCCAGGACGCCGCCGGGATGCCGACGGACCAGACCGAGGCCGCCAACTCGCTGTGCAACCTCGGCCGCGCGAACGGCATCACGTGTGCGGTCGTCCCGCACCCTGGCCGCCACGACTGGCCGTTGGCGGCGGACGTGTTCACCACGGCGCTGCCGTGGCTGGCAGGCCAGATCAACACGCCCGACGTGCCGAAGATCCCGCTGCCCGGTCAGGGCAGTCCGGCAGGCGCTCCACCGCAGGCCGCGACCCGCTGA
- a CDS encoding SDR family NAD(P)-dependent oxidoreductase, whose protein sequence is MTNPQRVAIITGASQGIGEHLVAGYRKLGYAVVANSRSIGESDDPMVLTVPGDIGQPGVGQRIVAAAMERFGRVDTVVNNAGIFIPKPFTEYTDEDYDAVTGVNLRGFFEVSRAAVAAMLSREGGGHVVNISTSLVDHANSQVPSALASLTKGGLNAVTKALAVEYADRGIRSNAVALGIIRTPMHDPASYDALAKLHPVGRLGEIDDVVDAVLYLENAPFVTGEVLHVDGGQSAGH, encoded by the coding sequence ATGACCAACCCACAACGCGTCGCCATCATCACCGGCGCTTCCCAGGGCATCGGCGAACACCTGGTGGCGGGCTATCGCAAACTCGGCTACGCGGTGGTGGCCAATTCCCGGTCGATCGGCGAGAGCGACGACCCGATGGTCCTGACGGTGCCCGGCGACATCGGGCAACCCGGGGTCGGGCAGCGGATCGTGGCGGCGGCGATGGAGCGGTTCGGCCGGGTCGACACCGTGGTCAACAACGCGGGCATCTTCATTCCGAAGCCTTTCACCGAGTACACCGACGAGGACTACGACGCGGTCACCGGCGTCAACCTGCGTGGATTTTTCGAGGTGTCCCGCGCGGCGGTCGCGGCGATGCTGTCGCGGGAAGGCGGCGGTCACGTCGTCAACATCTCGACCAGTCTGGTCGACCACGCCAACTCCCAGGTGCCGTCGGCGTTGGCGTCGCTGACCAAGGGTGGCCTGAACGCGGTCACCAAGGCGCTCGCCGTCGAGTACGCCGACCGCGGGATCCGTTCCAACGCAGTGGCACTCGGCATCATCCGCACCCCGATGCACGATCCGGCGTCATACGATGCGCTGGCCAAGCTGCACCCCGTCGGCAGGCTGGGTGAGATCGACGATGTCGTCGACGCGGTCCTCTATCTGGAGAACGCACCGTTCGTCACCGGTGAGGTCCTGCATGTGGACGGTGGTCAAAGTGCAGGACATTGA
- a CDS encoding VOC family protein, protein MTVRRVMPVLTVPDVEATRDAYISVLGLREVMNHGWIVTLAGPDDSDDLRHQVSLMTKDKTAPVNPDVSIEVDDVDAAHQAAVEAGLNIVHPLSDEEWGVRRFFFADPSGNIVNVLSHR, encoded by the coding sequence ATGACCGTCCGCCGAGTGATGCCGGTGCTGACGGTGCCGGACGTCGAGGCCACCCGCGACGCGTACATCTCGGTGCTGGGCCTGCGCGAGGTGATGAACCACGGCTGGATCGTCACGCTCGCCGGCCCGGACGATTCGGACGACCTTCGCCACCAGGTCAGCCTGATGACCAAAGACAAGACGGCGCCGGTCAATCCGGACGTCTCGATCGAAGTCGACGACGTCGACGCGGCGCATCAGGCCGCGGTCGAGGCGGGACTGAACATCGTACATCCGCTCAGCGACGAGGAGTGGGGCGTGCGCAGGTTCTTCTTCGCCGACCCGTCGGGCAACATCGTCAACGTGCTGAGCCACCGCTAG
- a CDS encoding LysR family transcriptional regulator, translating into MELRQLRYFVTVAEELNFGRAAERLHIAGPSLSQQIKALERDLKVSLFDRDRRSVALTPSGSALLPHARALVEQADDLRRRAAGLTASEPVRIGYVNWCPTDWAERAAGVAQLRVDTWVMPSHAQAARVADGSLDLAICWVQTTDLASLSLNAHLIGVDRLYALSVGSDTSAVDAKDTVVLLDADEASWSSWNRYAEQFAADTGARALRVDDGGVTGQEFFEHIRRLRRPVLNNPKGQDVPAPTGLVRRPVVNPAPLWTWSLVWRSDDDNPAVRAVIAEFTRDAPALDVRGAWLPAADPHRPTGTRI; encoded by the coding sequence GTGGAGCTGCGTCAACTCCGCTATTTCGTGACCGTCGCCGAGGAGCTGAACTTCGGCCGCGCGGCCGAGCGGTTGCACATTGCGGGCCCCTCGCTGTCTCAGCAGATCAAGGCTCTGGAGCGGGATCTGAAGGTCAGCCTGTTCGACCGGGACCGCCGCTCGGTCGCCCTGACACCGAGCGGGTCAGCCCTGCTGCCGCATGCTCGGGCGCTGGTGGAGCAGGCCGACGATCTCCGCAGGCGGGCGGCGGGCTTGACGGCCTCCGAACCGGTACGCATCGGGTATGTGAATTGGTGTCCGACCGACTGGGCCGAACGGGCCGCCGGGGTGGCGCAACTGCGCGTCGACACCTGGGTGATGCCGTCGCACGCCCAGGCCGCTCGGGTCGCCGACGGCAGCCTCGACCTGGCGATCTGCTGGGTCCAGACAACGGATCTCGCGTCGCTGTCCCTCAACGCGCATTTGATCGGGGTGGACCGGCTGTACGCGTTGAGCGTCGGCTCGGACACCTCCGCGGTCGACGCGAAAGACACCGTGGTGCTGTTGGACGCCGACGAGGCCAGTTGGTCGTCGTGGAACCGCTACGCCGAGCAGTTCGCGGCCGACACGGGAGCCAGGGCGCTCCGCGTCGACGACGGCGGAGTCACGGGGCAGGAGTTTTTCGAGCACATCCGGCGGTTGCGCAGGCCGGTGCTGAACAACCCCAAAGGTCAGGACGTGCCAGCGCCTACCGGACTGGTGCGGCGACCGGTCGTCAACCCCGCACCGCTGTGGACGTGGTCGCTGGTGTGGCGCAGCGACGACGACAACCCCGCGGTGCGCGCCGTTATCGCCGAATTCACCCGCGACGCACCAGCACTCGACGTTCGGGGGGCGTGGCTGCCTGCCGCGGATCCGCATCGGCCGACGGGAACCCGAATCTGA
- a CDS encoding YbfB/YjiJ family MFS transporter: protein MHVHWAHVGRSAAGLGAAMGIGRFAYTPILPLMTAQTALSPKAAGALATANYVGYLAGALAGTASPRLARSAVAWRTSLVVLVLSLAAMPLWPNMIGWLVLRTVAGIASAVVFVIAVNSMMEHLPPHLPGWGFGGVGLGIALSGALVLAMPAGGGWQGAWWTSAALAAVLSACAWTMRGRSTTTAAASPSPPRRRANRWFALLFASYTLEGIGYIIAGTFLVAAIRQTSTGWLGNGAWIFVGLAAVPSAALWAWLCARWSHPTLLVGALLLQAFGIALPAVASGPVAALVGAVLFGATFIGVSTMALAAGRLLGFPGAVALLTSGYSVGQIVGPIAVTPLLHHGFSHALLVAAAVVLASATVAGLLRFGFPSADADPRQAATPPERRVLVRRG, encoded by the coding sequence ATGCATGTGCACTGGGCCCACGTCGGAAGAAGCGCCGCCGGGTTGGGCGCCGCCATGGGCATCGGCCGCTTCGCCTACACCCCGATCCTGCCCTTGATGACGGCACAGACCGCGCTCAGTCCGAAAGCCGCGGGCGCGCTGGCCACCGCGAACTACGTAGGCTATCTCGCAGGCGCGCTGGCGGGCACAGCATCACCGCGGTTGGCGCGCTCGGCGGTCGCGTGGCGAACGTCGCTGGTTGTCCTGGTGCTCAGTTTGGCCGCAATGCCCCTGTGGCCCAACATGATCGGGTGGCTGGTCCTGCGTACCGTTGCCGGCATCGCCAGCGCGGTGGTGTTCGTCATCGCCGTCAACTCGATGATGGAACACCTGCCGCCGCACCTGCCTGGCTGGGGTTTCGGCGGCGTCGGTCTTGGCATCGCGCTATCGGGTGCACTGGTACTGGCGATGCCCGCCGGGGGCGGATGGCAAGGCGCGTGGTGGACCTCGGCGGCGTTGGCCGCCGTGCTGAGCGCCTGCGCGTGGACGATGCGCGGTCGATCCACCACCACTGCCGCCGCCTCGCCGTCACCGCCGAGGCGCCGCGCAAACCGATGGTTCGCCCTGCTGTTCGCCAGCTACACCCTGGAGGGCATCGGCTACATCATCGCGGGAACGTTCCTGGTCGCCGCCATCAGGCAGACGTCGACCGGCTGGCTCGGCAACGGCGCCTGGATATTCGTCGGCCTGGCCGCGGTTCCGTCGGCCGCGCTGTGGGCATGGCTGTGCGCGCGGTGGTCGCATCCGACCCTGCTCGTCGGCGCGCTGCTGCTGCAGGCGTTCGGAATCGCGCTGCCAGCCGTGGCTTCCGGACCCGTCGCGGCGCTCGTCGGGGCGGTCCTATTCGGAGCCACCTTCATCGGGGTCAGCACGATGGCCTTGGCGGCCGGTCGGCTGCTCGGCTTCCCCGGCGCGGTGGCGTTGCTGACAAGTGGTTACTCCGTCGGCCAGATCGTCGGCCCGATCGCGGTGACACCGCTTCTGCACCACGGTTTTTCACATGCGCTGCTGGTCGCGGCGGCGGTCGTGCTGGCATCGGCGACGGTCGCGGGACTGCTCAGATTCGGGTTCCCGTCGGCCGATGCGGATCCGCGGCAGGCAGCCACGCCCCCCGAACGTCGAGTGCTGGTGCGTCGCGGGTGA
- a CDS encoding DNA repair helicase XPB, whose translation MTDGPLIVQSDKTVLLEVDHALAGAARAAIAPFAELERAPEHVHTYRITPLALWNARAAGHDAEQVVDALVSFSRYAVPQPLLVDIVDTMARYGRLQLVKHPAHGLTLVSFDRAVLEEVLRNKKIAPMLGARIDDDTVIVHNSERGRVKQMLLKIGWPAEDLAGYVDGEKHPIALDQADWQLRDYQQMATDSFWEGGSGVVVLPCGAGKTLVGAAAMAKASATTLILVTNTVAGRQWKRELINRTSLTEDEIGEYSGEKKEIRPVTIATYQVITRRTKGEYRHLELFDSRDWGLIIYDEVHLLPAPVFRMTADLQSRRRLGLTATLIREDGREGDVFSLIGPKRYDAPWKDIEAQGWIAPAECVEVRVTMTDNERMLYATAEPDERYKLCSTVHTKIAVVKSILEKHKGEQTLVIGAYLDQLDELGAELDAPVIQGSTKTAEREALFDSFRNGEISTLVVSKVANFSIDLPEASVAVQVSGTFGSRQEEAQRLGRLLRPKHDGGGAMFYSVVSRDSLDAEYAAHRQRFLAEQGYGYVIKDADDLLGPAL comes from the coding sequence ATGACCGACGGCCCCCTGATCGTGCAGTCCGACAAGACGGTGCTGCTCGAAGTCGACCACGCGTTGGCAGGCGCGGCGCGCGCGGCGATCGCCCCGTTCGCCGAACTGGAGCGCGCGCCCGAGCACGTGCACACCTACCGCATCACCCCCTTGGCGCTGTGGAACGCGCGCGCCGCGGGCCACGACGCCGAACAGGTCGTCGACGCATTGGTCAGCTTCTCCCGCTACGCGGTGCCGCAACCGCTGCTCGTCGACATCGTCGACACCATGGCCCGCTACGGGCGGCTGCAGTTGGTGAAGCATCCGGCGCACGGGCTGACGTTGGTCAGCTTCGACCGCGCGGTGCTCGAGGAGGTGCTGCGCAACAAGAAGATCGCGCCGATGCTCGGTGCCCGCATCGACGACGACACCGTGATCGTGCACAACAGCGAGCGCGGTCGCGTCAAGCAGATGCTGCTCAAAATCGGTTGGCCTGCAGAGGATTTGGCAGGCTACGTCGATGGCGAGAAGCACCCGATCGCGCTGGATCAGGCGGACTGGCAGCTGCGCGACTACCAGCAGATGGCCACGGATTCGTTCTGGGAGGGCGGCTCAGGTGTGGTGGTGCTGCCGTGCGGTGCGGGCAAGACGCTCGTCGGCGCGGCGGCCATGGCCAAGGCGTCGGCGACGACGCTGATCCTGGTGACCAACACCGTCGCGGGTAGGCAGTGGAAACGTGAGCTGATCAACCGGACGTCGCTGACCGAGGACGAGATCGGCGAATACTCCGGCGAGAAAAAGGAGATCCGGCCGGTCACCATCGCCACGTACCAGGTGATCACCCGCCGCACCAAGGGCGAATACCGCCACCTCGAGTTGTTCGACAGCCGCGACTGGGGCCTGATCATCTACGACGAGGTGCACCTGCTGCCCGCGCCGGTGTTCCGGATGACGGCCGACCTGCAGTCGCGGCGGCGGCTCGGGCTGACCGCCACGCTGATCCGGGAGGACGGCCGCGAGGGCGATGTGTTCAGCCTGATCGGGCCCAAGCGCTACGACGCGCCATGGAAAGACATCGAGGCGCAGGGCTGGATCGCGCCCGCCGAATGCGTCGAGGTGCGGGTGACCATGACCGACAACGAGCGGATGCTCTACGCCACCGCCGAACCCGACGAGCGGTACAAGCTGTGCTCGACGGTGCACACCAAGATCGCGGTGGTGAAGTCGATCCTGGAGAAACACAAGGGCGAGCAGACGCTGGTGATCGGCGCCTACCTCGACCAACTCGACGAGTTGGGCGCCGAACTCGACGCGCCGGTGATCCAGGGCTCGACGAAGACCGCCGAGCGGGAGGCGCTCTTCGACTCCTTCCGCAACGGCGAGATCTCCACCCTGGTGGTTTCCAAGGTGGCCAACTTCTCCATCGACCTACCGGAAGCCTCTGTCGCGGTTCAAGTTTCGGGCACCTTCGGATCGCGTCAGGAAGAGGCGCAGCGGCTGGGCAGGCTGCTGCGCCCCAAGCATGACGGCGGCGGGGCGATGTTCTATTCGGTGGTCTCCCGCGACAGCCTGGACGCCGAATACGCCGCCCACCGACAGCGGTTCCTCGCCGAACAGGGCTACGGCTACGTCATCAAGGACGCCGACGACCTGCTGGGGCCTGCGCTATGA
- a CDS encoding phenylacetate--CoA ligase family protein, with protein sequence MTARAKYERMRAVHLNAVAAALVDHVARLDWTPDQINHYREHRLRELLAFARQRSPFHARRLRALDLSSATVADLATLPVMTKQEAQDSWDDIVTDRRLTRERAERILRQQEWYSYTPDGYQVFSSGGSSGVRGVYVWGWQFFVSAACLAWRTQARAEQREPSRPTRLAVLEAGMPPHASTPLFDVPTAAGMQTVVIPAGAPFDEVLAAVADARPTHLVGYPSVIGRLARASLTGELDCHPVRISTNSEPLLDEDRAAIAEAWGAPIHNLWGSTEIGVQAVGCGVGEGLHVCEDEVVLERVDANGAPVGPDEPAARTLATGLANLTFPFIRYDLGDEVTLLPGPCECGSAFARVADIGGRRDDDFRYGLITVPAITFRHVLGADPRISEYQVTQTNKGAEILTVGRPDVGTLTTSMVSALRRCGLSDPAVAIRIVDRIPRNQASGKLKRFIAL encoded by the coding sequence ATGACGGCCCGAGCCAAGTACGAGCGCATGCGCGCCGTGCATCTGAACGCGGTTGCGGCCGCGCTCGTCGATCACGTCGCGCGCCTCGACTGGACACCGGACCAGATCAACCACTACCGCGAGCACCGACTCCGCGAGTTGTTGGCGTTCGCAAGGCAGCGGTCGCCGTTTCACGCGCGTCGACTGCGCGCCCTGGACCTGTCCTCGGCGACGGTGGCCGACCTGGCGACGTTGCCGGTGATGACAAAGCAGGAGGCGCAGGACAGCTGGGACGACATCGTCACCGACCGCAGGCTCACCCGTGAGCGCGCGGAACGCATTCTGCGGCAACAGGAATGGTATTCGTACACACCCGATGGCTATCAGGTGTTCAGCTCGGGCGGCTCCAGCGGGGTACGCGGCGTGTACGTGTGGGGTTGGCAATTCTTCGTGTCCGCCGCATGTCTGGCATGGCGGACCCAGGCGCGGGCGGAGCAACGAGAACCGTCGCGGCCGACGCGGTTGGCGGTCCTGGAGGCCGGCATGCCGCCGCATGCCAGCACCCCGTTGTTCGACGTGCCGACCGCGGCGGGCATGCAGACCGTGGTGATCCCGGCGGGCGCCCCGTTCGACGAGGTGCTCGCCGCCGTTGCGGACGCGCGACCCACACATCTCGTGGGTTATCCGTCCGTCATCGGGCGACTCGCCAGGGCCTCGCTGACGGGCGAACTGGACTGTCACCCGGTGCGGATCAGCACCAACTCAGAACCGCTGCTCGACGAGGACCGCGCGGCGATCGCCGAGGCGTGGGGCGCCCCGATCCACAACCTGTGGGGATCCACCGAGATCGGGGTGCAGGCGGTCGGATGCGGGGTCGGCGAGGGGTTGCACGTCTGCGAGGACGAGGTGGTGCTCGAACGCGTCGACGCCAACGGCGCGCCGGTCGGACCCGACGAACCGGCGGCCCGAACGCTTGCCACCGGATTGGCCAACCTGACGTTTCCGTTCATCCGCTACGACCTCGGCGACGAGGTCACCTTGTTACCGGGACCGTGCGAGTGCGGCAGCGCGTTCGCCAGGGTCGCCGACATCGGCGGCCGCCGCGACGACGACTTCCGCTACGGCCTGATCACGGTGCCCGCCATCACGTTCCGCCATGTACTCGGCGCCGATCCGCGCATCTCCGAATACCAGGTGACGCAGACGAACAAGGGCGCCGAGATCCTCACCGTCGGCCGCCCCGATGTCGGCACGCTGACCACATCGATGGTCAGCGCGTTGCGCCGCTGCGGGCTGTCGGACCCCGCGGTGGCCATCCGGATCGTCGACCGCATCCCCCGCAACCAGGCCAGTGGCAAACTCAAGCGATTCATCGCGCTGTAG